The genomic segment AAAGGCGAGAGGGTAATAAAATTAGCGTCAGACGGAGTGAGGATCGCCGTCAAATTGAGATAGATTTAGCTGGGGTAACTCTTCCTGCAGATTTGCTCAGTAGTGCGATCGCTCTGAATGAATACGGAATCAGTGAAGTAGAATTTTCCCAAACATCTACCTCAGCGCGTTTAGTTCTCAATGTGACTGAAGATAGTCCCGATTGGTTAGCTTCTTATAGCAGAATTGGAGATGGGGGCTTAGTATTATTACCCAAAAATAAATTAAGTTCCAGAGCAACTAATCGCTACAGTCAAACCGAGAATATACCCACCACCACTAGCAGTGCAACCTCCCAGGAAACAAGAACGATTGAATCTGTGACGCTCGCGGCTAATGGTTCAGAATTAATGGTTAATAGCGACCAAAAAGTCAAAGCTAAAGGCAGTTGGCAAGCTAATGGAGTCTATGAAATTCGCATTGATAACGCTAAACTAGCTTCTGATTTTAGTAGTCCGGGAGTTACTACCAATAGTACTCTGTCTCGCTTACGCGTTTGGCAGGAAAGTGCTGATACGGTGGTTATTCTGGTTCATCCGGCCCTAGGAGTACATCTGAATGGGGAAATTAAGCAACCTTCTGATCAAGTACTGGTGTTGCAACTGAGGGAATTGACAGCGGTTAATAGAACTCTGTATCGACCCAAAACCCCTCCTCTGCGTGATGAGTCGGTTCCCCTAGCCAGGGCGTGGGAAAGGGTTAATAGTAATCGTACTCCTCAAGAAAAACTGGTGGTTATTATCGATCCAGGACATGGAGGGAAGGATCCAGGAGCGATCGGTATTGGTGGGGTTAAAGAAAAAGAGTTGATTTTTCCCATGGCTCAACAAGTAGCGGATATCTTGGAAAAACAAGGTATACAGGTAATTATGACCCGCAAGAGTGACTATTACGTTGGTCTTGAAGATAGAGCGAAAATGGCTAACCAAGCGGGAGCGGATTTATTTATCAGTATTCATGCTAATTCCATGGGGATGAGTCGTCCTGATATAAATGGCTTGGAAACTTATTATTTTCAGGATGGTATACGCTTAGCGGAAACTATCCACAACAGTATCTTAAAACGGGTTGACGTGGATAACCGAGGTATTCGGCGCGCTCGCTTCTTCGTATTACGTGAAACTCAAATGCCCGCGGTACTTTTAGAGGTAGGCTTTTTAACCGGTAAAGAAGACGCTCAAAAACTCTCTAATCCTGATTATCGGAGTCAGATTTCTCAGGCGATCGCCGAAGGAATTTTACAATACGTTCGTAACCAAAGGCTTTAAATATAATCACCTATGGGAGCATCTACAAGCCAAAAAATTGGTGTTTTTGACAGTGGTGTGGGAGGCTTAACCGTTTTAAGACAAATGTACCAACAACTTCCCCATGAATCTATTCTTTATTTTGCTGATACTGCTAGACTTCCCTATGGTACTCGTTCCCCAGGGGAAATTTTACAGTTTGTCAGGGAGATTCTGACTTGGATGAATCAAGAGGGAGTCAAAATGGTAATTATGGCTTGTAACACAAGTTCTGCCCTAGCCTTAGAAATCGTACGTTCTGAATATGACCTACCAATTCTGGGAATTATCTTACCAGGTGCCCGTGCCGCCGTGGAAAAAGGTCAAAAAATAGGGGTTATTGCTACTCCTGTCACAGCTAATAGTCATGCTTATAGCCTGGCTATTGCAGAAATTAATCCTAAAGCTGAGGTATTGGAGGTGGGGTGTCCTGCTTTTGTGCCACTTATTGAGCAAAATTTAATTAATCATCCCTATACCAAGAGGGTAGCTGGACATTATCTCAATCCCTTATTGCAACAGGGTATTGATACATTAATTTACGGTTGTACTCACTATCGCCACTTGGAAAATGTCTTTCTAGAAATTCTGCCTAGACATATTCAACTCGTGGATCCGGCCACTTACGTGGTTAGCGCTGCCGCTAGAGAGTTAAGAATGTTGGGACTTAAAAATCGCAAAACATCTCAGCCTACTCGTTTTTGTGTGAGTGGCTGTCCCCAAAAATTCGCTTTTCTTTCTAAACAATGGTTGGGTTTTACACCAAAGGTTGAAAAGATTTCTTTACCTGTTCTTCCTGATCTGTTCGAGCCAAACTTATCAAATTACAAATTCCCGTCTCTGTAACTTACAATAGAACAATGACGGGAATATTGGTTTGCTTAAGTTTATTTAGGGTTGTCCGAGATCACGAGAAGGAGACACAGTAACTCTTCTTAAACGTTGGGCAAATAACAGCAGTAAGTAGATAGTTAGCAAATAAAGCGAAGCTAGAAGTACAATGAACACGACCATATTTCCCTGAGTCAGTTAAGGTGTACAAAAAAAAGGAGCAAAACCGAGCAGCCGCCCAAAAATGTGAAAATTCGTTACTAAGCCTTGTTTTCAGCCAAGTTCGCCCTAGATAGTTCAGTACAAGCTAAACGACACTCTTTGTTGCCAACTTCCTTCAGCCATGGCTGTCGAAGTTAATTGTTTAACTCAACCACACCCGCCTAATCTCTACAAGAAGGAGTTACTTTGCTGTATTATCCCTGAACTTCTATGGGTATAACTAGACTAGCCAACTCTTACACAGAAAAACGTACATTCCTCTGTCGGCTGGTAAAGTCACAATTAATTTTTTAAAACCATTATCCTTAAGCTAACATAAATTTTTGCAAATTGGTAAAAAGTTTTTCTCAAAAAAAAGCAAGAAAATTTTCCTCTCTGGGTTGGTTAGCTTAAAATAAATTAAAGAATATGTAAACTTTCGTAACTATCTTCCCAGACTGGGCTAATCAATGATTTCAGTAACTTCCCTGTTTATGCCTGTAGATAACGACCTACGTCTCTTGACAGCCAACCTCAAGAAACTAATTGGTACACGCCATCCCATTTTAGAAGCTGCAGCAGAACATCTGTTCAGCGCAGGAGGCAAAAAAATTAGACCCGCTATTGTCTTACTAGTGGCTAGAGCTACTATGCTTGATCAAGATATCACTCCTCGGCATCGGCGTCTAGCAGAAATCACGGAAATGATCCACACTGCGAGTTTAGTTCATGATGACATTGTTGATGAAGCGCAATTAAGACGAAATGTACCTACGGTTAATAGTTTGTTCGACAATCGTATAGCCGTCCTCGCGGGAGATTTTCTGTTCGCACAATCATCTTGGTACCTGGCCAACTTAGATAATTTAGAAGTAGTAAAGCTACTTTCTGAAGTAATCAGAGATTTTGCCGAAGGGGAAATTTTGCAAGGAATCAATCGCTTTGATACTAGCTTGTCTTTGGAAGCTTATCTAGATAAAAGTTACTACAAAACGGCATCTCTAATCGCCAATAGCGCTAAATCGGCTTGTTTATTAAGTGGAACGTCTCAAACTATAGCCGATAATATATACAGCTATGGTCGTAATCTAGGTCTAGCTTTCCAGATTGTTGACGATATCTTGGATTTTACTGGGTCAACCGAAGTATTAGGGAAACCCGCGGGTTCGGATTTAATCAGTGGCAATTTAACCGCTCCGGTAATCTATGCTTTGGAAGAAAAACCATTACTATCGGTTTTAATCGAAGGGGAATTTAGTGAAAAAGGAGATCTCGAAACCGCACTAGAATTAGTCAGAGAAAGTAAGGGAATCGAACGTGCTAAAACTCTAGCGCTAGAACACGCCAATCAAGCTGTTAAATATTTAGAAGGTTTAAAATCGTCTGAATCTTTTCAAGCTTTGCAAGAACTCCCAGATTACGTGGTTAGTCGAATATACTAATCAGCTTCGGTAACAAGGCGATCGCCTAACTAAACTAGCTCTGTGAATCCTTGGAGCGATCGCTACACTATTATTAACCATGTTGATTGTACAAAAGCGTTAAAGTGAGAAATAGTATAGTAGATTTAAATTCAATAAGCCGATATGCATCTAAGTGAAATTACTCACCCGAACCAGTTACATGGTCTGTCGGTTCGTCAACTCGAAACAATAGCACGGCAAATCCGAGAAAAACATCTGCAAACCGTAGCTACCAGTGGCGGACATCTCGGACCAGGGTTAGGAGTGGTTGAATTGACCATAGCACTGTATCAAACTCTAGACCTAGACAGAGACAAAGTAATTTGGGATGTAGGACATCAAGCCTATCCCCACAAAATGCTCACCGGGAGATATCACCAATTCCACACGCTACGCCAAAAAGATGGAATAGCGGGGTATCTCAAGCGTGGTGAGAGCAAATTTGACCATTTTGGTGCCGGGCACGCTTCTACTAGCATCTCCGCGTCTCTGGGTATGGCTTTGGCCAGAGATGCTCAGGGAGAAGACTATAAGGTCGTAGCTGTTATAGGCGATGGAGCATTAACGGGGGGTATGGCACTAGAAGCGATCAATCACGCAGGACATTTACCCCATACTAACTTGATGGTTGTGCTCAATGACAATGAAATGTCTATTTCCCCAAACGTTGGCGCAATTTCTCGTTATCTCAACAAAGTTCGACTCAGCGAACCGATTCAATTTCTCTCGGATAACTTAGAAGAACAGTTTAAACATCTTCCTTTTTTGGGTGAATCTTTAACACCGGAAATGGAAAGAGTCAAAGAAGGGATGAAACGCCTAGCTGTTCCTAAAGTTGGCGCAGTGATCGAAGAACTTGGCTTTACCTATTTTGGTCCAATCGATGGCCATAATTTGACAGAATTAATACATACTTTCAAACAAGGTCATCGAGTCAAAGGTCCCGTACTCATTCACGTTGCCACCGTAAAAGGCAAAGGCTACGAAATCGCAGAACAAGACCAAGTAGGTTATCACGCTCAAAATCCTTTTAATTTATCCACGGGAAAACCTATTCCTTCTAATAAACCTAAACCACCTGGCTATGCCAAAGTATTCGGTCACACCCTAACTAAGTTAGCGGAAAATAACCCCAAAATTATTGCCATTACCGCAGCTATGGCTACAGGTACAGGTTTAGATAAATTACACGTTAAACTCCCAAAACAATATATCGACGTGGGTATAGCAGAACAACACGCCGTGACTCTAGCCGCGGGTTTAGCTTGTCAAGGGATGCGTCCAGTAGTAGCTATTTACTCTACATTTTTACAACGCGCCTATGATCAAATTATTCATGATGTCTGTATTCAAAACTTACCCGTCTTTTTCTGTTTGGATCGCGCCGGTATCGTTGGTGCAGATGGTCCCACGCATCAGGGGATGTATGATATTGCTTACCTACGTTGTATCCCCAATATGGTGATCATGGCCCCTAAAGATGAAGCGGAATTACAGGAAATGATCGTCACTGGTGTTAACCATACCTCTGGACCGATCGCTATGCGTTATCCTCGAGGTAATGGTTATGGTGTTCCTTTGATGGAGGAAGGTTGGGAATCCCTAACCATTGGTAAGGGCGAAATTCTCCGCAACGGAGAGGATATCTTGTTACTCGGCTACGGTTCCATGGTCTATACTACCATGCAAGCGGCTGAAGTGCTTAGCGAGCACGGTATTGAAGCCACCGTGATTAACGCTCGTTTTGTTAAACCCCTCGATACTGAGTTAATTTTTCCCTTGGCGCGGCGCATCGGCAAAGTCGTAACTGTAGAAGAAGGTTGTTTAATGGGGGGATTTGGTTCAGCAGTGGCTGAAGCGTTGCTTGACAATGATATCTCAGTTCATCTCAAACGCTTTGGTATACCCGATCAACTAGTAGAACACGCCGAACCTAATCAATCTAAAGCAGGATTAGGCTTGAATAGCGATCAAATTGCTGAGCAAATTCGCGAAATTTTCTTTAAAAAGCAGTTTTCTCCCGTTAGTTAGCTCAAGGCTTAAGAAACCCCACGGTGAATAAGTTACCGTGGGATCTATTCAGTCAGATATAGCGCACTCGCGCAGGGGAAAGGTATACTAGATAATTATTAAGCGCGGTTTCAATTGTCCTAAACTTACCGAATATTGCTATATCATCAATCTTGTTATTCCTTTTCTAATCTTGATTGGGTTCTGAGAATAGCCTTTACTTACGGCATAATTTAAGTAGTAATCTTTGAGTAAAAAAGCGATGGGCGGGTTGTTAGTTGACAACCATCTTTGTGGGAATTAAGATTGTGTATGTGTCTTAGGTAATGGCAAAGAGACATCCTAATAAAGATATACGAGCCGCATTGGAGTATGCTGTAAGACGCGGATGGAGACTTGAGAAAGCTGGATCTCATGCTTGGGGTAAAATGTATTGCCCTTACAACGATTCTGAATGTAGATGTGGTGAATTTTGTATTGTTAGTATTTGGAGCACCCCTAAAAACCCTACCAACCATGCAAAACAGATTCGTCGAGTAGTAGATAAATGTATTTATCAAGAGGACAAATGACTATTTCTAAAAGAGGTTAACGGCAAATGCGAGAATATGAATTTACTCTAAAATTTAAACTCCCCACTTCTACTACCAATCCTGATATTTACGTTGATACCCTATATGAATCAGGCTGCGATGATGCGATTATCGGAACTGGTAAAAGGGGTTTTATCGCTCTTGATTTTATTCGTGAAGCATCATCACCATATGATGCCATGTCTAGCGCAATCAAAGATATAAGAAAAGCTATTCCAGAAGCAGAAATAGTAGGGGCTTCACCTAATTTTTATTGTGGAATTGATGTAGTAAAACTCTTGGGATGCTTTAGATAAAACAAAGAGTTGTTATCAATTGCCACATTGAGCTAAAATACTAGACTAAACCTTTAAAGCTGTAGTAATCCGAGGAGGCAATTATTGCTGAACAACTGAACCTGACCTTGAGCTTAAGAGGAACAAGAGAAGTCAGGGAAACTTACCAAATCTTGCGTCTGACAGGTCTTTTAGATGCTTACTCTGAACAAACCTTTCGCAAGGTCGTAGCATCTTGTATTAGTAAAGGGCCCAAGAATCTAGTTCTAGTCCTTTCTCAAATCGATTTTATCGATAGTTCTGGGTTAGGAGTCCTAGTGCAACTAGTTAAGGCTACTCAAAATGAGGGAGGAAGCTTACAAATTGTCACTAACGCCCGTGTTACCCAAACGGTAAAGCTAGCTCGTTTAGAAAGCTTTCTTCCTCTTCAGCCTTCTTTAGAAGCTGCTATAGAAAATATTAGTGCTTGATTAGGATTTAGGTATTCGGTTCTTAGATAGTCCTAAAATCCGATACCTTACCACAAAGAAAGTACCTCTGCTTGATTGGATTCCCTTGCCACTCTAATTAGGAGTCCTGCTAAACATAAACTGGAAATCATCGAACTACCACCATAGCTAAACAGAGGTAAGGGTAATCCCGTGGTAGGTAGAATCCCAGTAGCTACGCCAATATGAAGTAGAGATTGTCCCACCATAAAAACCATGACCCCGATCGCAATTAAACTTTGTACCAAATCCGAAGACTTAAGAGCGACTTTTAGCGCGAAAGTAGCGTAAGTTACTAGCAAAACCAAGAGTAGAAGACTACCAACGAAGCCGAATTCTTCAGCAAAAACAGCAAAAATAAAATCGGTATACTGAATAGGTAAATAAAAGAGTTTCTGTTGTGAAAGTCCTAAACCCGTACCCCAAAGTCCTCCAGAACCGATCGCCAACAGACTTTGAATCAACTGATAACCGTCTCCTCGAGGATCGTTCCAAGGATTGAGGAAAGACATCACTCTAAGTTTTTGATAACTACGCAAGCTGATACTAGTCACCGCGGTTAATACTCCAGCGATCGCTGTTCCCCCTAAATAAGTCAGGGGTAAACCTCCCGCTAAAGCGATCAACCACAATCCCATACCACACAAAGCCGTTGTACTTAGATTAGGTTGTAATAAAATCGCCCCTAAGAGAATTATAAACATCAACAACCAAGCTATACGTACCTCCCAACTGATTTTAAACCAGCGTCCAAAAACTAAGGCACTTTGTAAGACTAAAAAAGGTTTAATCAATTCCGAAGGTTGAATCAAAATTGGTCCCAAAGCCAACCAACGTGTAGCTCCATTAACTTCTGTTCCCATACCTGGTAAATAAGTCGTTAAAATTAAGCCTAAAATAATCAGAAAACCCCCAGAAGCGAACCTGAGAACTTGTTTAATGGGAGTTCTGACTAAAAAATAAAAGCAGATATTTCCCACCACACACCAGATTAATTGTCTTTTTAAATAATATAAACTGTCATTGTGTTCAAAATCGGCTTCAGCGAAAGAAGCAGAACAGAGACTGACTAAACCAATTAACAACCATAAAAAAGTTAACCAATGTAATAAACGAGCCCGACTGGACCATTGTTTCACTTCAGGATCGATAAAAGCAGTTACAGAGCGTATTATCATTTGCTATGTTAAAAAGTATAGCGCACTTGCGCAGAAGTAAAGCTTTTTTCAGCCACCGAATAGAATCCGGTGGTTCTAAGCTTTATTTCTTATAGAATAAACTAAAAGGCGTGATGCTATATTTCTGGGGCACTAGAACGATTAAAAGCGGGGGAAAGATAAGCTACTAAAGCGCCTAGACAGAACCCGAGAATGTTGCGAAATAGAGGTAAAAATTCTGTAGTTCTTGTAATTACAGGACCAATACCAAAGGCAACGAATAAAATAATCCAGAGAGGAGAGATAATTAAACCCCATTGCCAAGCTATGAGTTGGTTGGGTTTGCGGGGTGTGACTGCTAAGCCGAGTATAATACCACCAACTATAGAGGTAATCAGAGTTAGAATCCATTGTTCTTGAGGTAAACCAGGAACGACGCGACAGCCACCTTTGACTAGACAGCCTTCCACTGCGGCGAGGGATTGAGCGATCGCGTTATTTTCGCCGTTATCTCTGACGAAATAGAGATTCCCGAAGCGAGTTTGTAATTCTACCCAAAAAGTCCGAGGTAACAAAGGATAAACATCGTCTCCCACATTAAAAGCTAGCAAATTCCCGCCTCGAGAGTCGGCGACCAGAAGAACGCTTCTATCGTCTAAACCCCAAAACTTCTTGACTGCTCTGCCGGGAGTGCGATCGTATTGAGTCAGTACTCTGAGTTTCCATCCTGTTTGAGCTTCAAAACTCTCAATTTCTTTGATTATAGATTCTTCTTGTGCTGAGGGTAAAAAGTTTGCTAAATCGATGATTGGAGTTTGAGTATCTGGTAATAATTCGGGATTATCAAAGGCTTGAGCTTCTGAAGCTATCCCCCAGGAAGATAGAGCGATGATTAGAGCGACGATAATGCTTAAAACTCTTTGGTTAAAAGGGTATTTCATAATGTTACAATGCGTGTTTTTAACAAAACGTTCAATATCTTTACACTTGTTTACTTCATTTTAAGATAAGAAACCAAATTGAGCACAAAAAAGCGAAAAAATTTTTCCTCTATTGCTCAAGAGGAGTTTTCCAAGTTTTCCAAGCGGCTTTAATTCCCGCTGCCAAGCGAAGACTGTTCGATTGTGCCCCCTTAACTTGTTGACTGGCGTAGCTAATACCTTGATCAACTTGTTTAGCGACGTCAGTTGCTGTTTTAACCCCGGTATTAATTTCATCGGTTAATTCGGTAATTTCTAGACTCGTCAGACGCAAAGCTTCTAGAGTTGGAGGTAACTCTTGTCTGAGAGTATCGCAGAGTTTCTCAGCGCTACGAGCGGCTCGGGACAACTCTATTAGAGCGGGTATTGCCGTCACTAAAACAGCGGTTAAGCTTACAGAGACTAATAAAAGGGACAAGCCCAACCAAAACAAAGGTTCATTCACCAGTTTAATCAGTATGATTGATTTTTAATCATAGTACCCGTTAATAATCAATCAACGGTAATTTTAGTTGGAGCAGTTGGTGGTTCTTGTTTACCCGCTTCAACACCAGCTTTGATCGCTTTTTGCAGTCGATTCAGAGACTTTTCCCAACGTCCTCTAGCTTTGTTTGACCACTGTTTTCCCCGAAGTTGTGTAGTTGTTACTAGGTCTTCAGCCATTTCCGGTAGAGCATCCAGAGACTTTTTAACCAAGACTCTAGTTTCTTTACTCTTACCGAGAGCGAGCAATAAACCAGCAAGGGTACCCACTGCACTACCAATAACCAATCCAGTAATTAAAGTACTTTGCTTATTTGTTTTACTCATCATTAACCTTGGAAAGCCTACTTTTTATTTTAGCGTGAGGTTAAAATATCTATGTATTGAAAAAAATCTAGGCACCGTGATTACTAATACTGACTCTATCATCCTCTCTCCTAGTTACACTCTACCCCTATGGATTATCTTGTTGGCTCTACCTTTAAGCTTAATTAATCTCTGGTTAGGCTTAGTAGTAGCCTTGTTTGGTTTATTTCTGATGGTGCAAACCGCTACGATTAGATTGGGATTTACCCCAACGAGTTTAGAGGTGTATCGCTCAGAACAGATAATTCGGGTATTTCCCTATGCAGATTGGTTATCTTGGCAAATTTTCTGGACAAGAGTACCTGTTTTGTTTTATTTTCGAGAAGTTAAAAGTATTCACTTTCTCCCAATTATTTTCGATAGCAAGACTCTTAAACTATGTCTTGAGAAATATTGCACAATAGAAAAACCATTAGCTTAAGTGATTGATTGATGAATTCAGAAGAATTCCCTAACCTAGAGGATCTTTCCCCCCAAGTTGCTGATTTACAAGAGCAAAAGCAAAGCTTAGAGTCAGAAATAGCCGCCCTCCAAGAGCAAAAAAATCAACTACAAACTGGTATAAGTCGGTTAGTAGAGGATGGGTTAACAGAATTAGAACAGCGTAAACAAGCGCTACTAATTGCTATCGAACAGCTCGAACGTCGTCGCGATCGCCTTGAACAAGAAATGCGCAGCAACTTTGCTGGAGTCTCCCAAGATTTAGCGATTCGAGTACAGGGTTTCAAAGACTATCTAGTGGGTAGCTTGCAAGATCTAGCCGCAACTGCTGAACAGTTAGAGTTATCTCGTGCTGATGCTTGGGAAAATCCCCCAGAAACTCAAGAAAAACCTCAGCTTAGCCAAAAGGCTTTTAACCAGGAAAAACAGCAAATCAGACAACTGATCGATCAATATCGTAACCGCCCGGATTACTATGGACCTCCCTGGCAATTGAGAAGAACTTTTGAGCCGATTCACGCCGAAAGATTAGAAAATTGGTTAATAAACCAAGGAGGAAGGGGAGCGATCCGTTCCATGGGTTCGCGCTTACAAAATATTTTGATAGCATCAGCGGCGATTTCCATCATGTATAAAATGCATGGCGATCGCGCTCGCAGTTTAATTCTTGCCGATAGTCCCGAAAGATTGGGAGAGTGGCGTCGTGGTTTACAGGACTGTCTAGGAATTTCTCGCAGTGATTTTGGACCCAATCGGGGTATTATCTTGTTTGAAAGTCCCGAAGCTTTAGCCCAAAAAGCCGAACGCACAGTAGAAGAGAGAGAACAACCCCTGATTATTATTGATGAAATGGAAGAACAAGTCAGTCTTTCCCTGTTACAATTTCCACTGTGGCTAGCTTTTGCGCCTGAGCCACAACAAGCTCAGTCTAATTATCTCTACTAGGGTTAAATTATGTTTACATCAGGGCTAATCACCCTAGGGCTGCTTTTATTGGCCTATTTATTGGGCTCCATCCCTACGGGCTATTGGGTGGCTAAGTATCTTAAAGATATCGATATACGAGAATATGGTTCGGGCTCTACTGGTGCTACAAATGTACTTAGAAACGTAGGTAAGGGTGCCGCCTTGACGGTTTTAATCGTGGACTTACTCAAAGGAGCGATAGCGATCGCTTTAACTATCTTCGTTGTCAGGTCAACTTTACCCCTTGCGTGGGAATCTTGGTTAGTTATACTGACCGGTTTGGCGGCGATTGTCGGTCACAGTAAATCTATCTGGTTAAACTTTAGTGGGGGGAAATCCGTGGCGACGAGTTTAGGGGTTCTATTTTTAATTAACCCGGTCGTTGCTTTAGTTAGTTTAGGTGTGTTCTTAGTAGTTTTAGGAATATCCCGAATAGTTTCCCTAAGTTCTATCAGTGCAGCGATCGCCG from the Gloeocapsa sp. PCC 73106 genome contains:
- the plsY gene encoding glycerol-3-phosphate 1-O-acyltransferase PlsY, translating into MFTSGLITLGLLLLAYLLGSIPTGYWVAKYLKDIDIREYGSGSTGATNVLRNVGKGAALTVLIVDLLKGAIAIALTIFVVRSTLPLAWESWLVILTGLAAIVGHSKSIWLNFSGGKSVATSLGVLFLINPVVALVSLGVFLVVLGISRIVSLSSISAAIAVAISMFLLHQPLPFLCFGILVSTYVIWRHQSNLQRLFAGTEPRLGDSIPVD